One segment of Drosophila mauritiana strain mau12 chromosome 3R, ASM438214v1, whole genome shotgun sequence DNA contains the following:
- the LOC117143802 gene encoding C-type lectin 37Da-like, which produces MQKIFVNLILFLTYLSLGRAKEKYTTFVISGNPHNLAVNSTPFIRIDDGYYNFGQDKVNWYVAYENCRKLGSELVTFETAEEFDAVTGYLKNKGDRSEHWTSGNDLGKRGTHNWFTDATPININRWAPKQPDNAGGNEHCIHLGYIYGYSKDIQLNDRPCNNAKSLFKYVCEAKQETVSIVLWK; this is translated from the exons ATGCAGAAGATCTTCgtcaatttaattttgtttctgACTTATTTGAGCCTTGGGAGGGCCAAAGAGAAGTACACAACATTTGTGATTTCTG GAAACCCACATAACTTGGCTGTTAACTCGACCCCCTTTATAAGGATTGATGACGGCTACTACAACTTCGGACAGGACAAAGTAAATTGGTACGTCGCCTATGAGAACTGTCGCAAGTTGGGATCCGAACTGGTGACCTTCGAAACGGCCGAAGAGTTCGACGCTGTGACTGGCTACCTAAAAAACAAGGGAGATCGCTCGGAGCATTGGACGTCTGGAAATGATCTGGGAAAACGGGGAACCCACAATTGGTTTACCGATGCCACGCCTATAAACATCAATCGCTGGGCACCCAAACAACCCGACAATGCCGGAGGAAATGAGCATTGTATACACTTGGGATACATTTACGGATACTCAAAGGATATTCAGCTGAATGATCGACCCTGTAACAACGCCAAAAGCCtatttaaatatgtttgtGAGGCGAAACAGGAAACTGTTTCCATTGTCTTGTGGAAGTAG